A region of Thermovibrio ammonificans HB-1 DNA encodes the following proteins:
- the cas6 gene encoding CRISPR-associated endoribonuclease Cas6 produces MRLKITFIAESVPILYRHRIVSLFKESVKRTDPSYFRELYSFPTPKPYTFSLALPRGFILKQLPVQVDSDFTPETHPEELSALEVFEFPNGGYISLLVSTSDYRFLVSLVNGLVRLGRFNFTNRDEMVVGGKSLSWEVVKVAPLPERRVQELPVTVRTLSPILVEERGGNPILPDNPRFNEAVNFVVNRRLKLLRGRGLRRPIALEPLKVRKKVVKHTFSYFRRRTGRPIMYLTCSEGTFKLYGDREDINFLLDTGIGNKTGQGFGMVEVVS; encoded by the coding sequence TTGAGGCTCAAAATCACCTTCATCGCCGAATCCGTTCCCATACTCTACAGACACAGAATAGTTTCACTCTTCAAAGAATCGGTAAAGAGAACAGACCCCTCCTACTTCAGAGAGCTCTACTCCTTCCCGACACCAAAGCCCTACACATTCTCCCTGGCCCTCCCGAGGGGTTTCATTCTCAAGCAGCTCCCCGTTCAGGTAGACTCAGACTTCACCCCCGAAACCCACCCGGAGGAGTTATCGGCTCTTGAGGTATTCGAGTTCCCAAACGGCGGATACATTTCTCTCCTTGTCTCTACAAGCGACTACCGCTTCCTGGTATCGCTGGTAAACGGGCTCGTTAGGCTGGGCAGGTTCAACTTCACAAACAGAGACGAGATGGTGGTAGGGGGAAAGAGCCTCAGCTGGGAAGTTGTGAAGGTGGCTCCGCTGCCCGAGAGGAGGGTCCAAGAGCTTCCCGTCACCGTAAGGACCCTTTCGCCGATTCTCGTTGAAGAGCGGGGAGGAAACCCGATTCTGCCCGACAACCCCCGGTTCAACGAGGCCGTTAACTTCGTTGTCAACAGAAGGCTCAAGTTGCTCAGGGGAAGGGGGCTCCGGAGGCCCATAGCCCTTGAACCGCTAAAGGTCAGGAAGAAGGTGGTGAAACACACATTCAGCTACTTCCGCAGGCGAACCGGCAGGCCGATAATGTACCTGACCTGCAGCGAGGGTACTTTTAAACTCTACGGCGACAGGGAAGACATCAACTTCCTGCTGGACACCGGAATAGGGAACAAAACCGGCCAAGGGTTCGGAATGGTAGAGGTTGTCTCCTGA
- the cas2 gene encoding CRISPR-associated endonuclease Cas2, with protein sequence MFVIVVYDVEVSRVDRVRKLLRRYLNWVQNSVFEGEITVSRLTALKKELQELLKENDSVYIYTVKFPKAVKRETVGAERGGTEEFL encoded by the coding sequence ACGACGTTGAGGTCTCGCGGGTGGACAGGGTGCGGAAGCTCCTGAGACGCTACCTTAACTGGGTTCAAAACTCCGTTTTTGAGGGAGAGATAACCGTTTCTCGCTTAACCGCCCTTAAAAAAGAGCTACAGGAGCTCTTAAAGGAGAACGACTCCGTTTACATCTACACGGTTAAGTTCCCAAAGGCCGTAAAGAGGGAAACCGTAGGGGCCGAGCGGGGAGGAACCGAGGAGTTTCTTTAA
- a CDS encoding metal ABC transporter ATP-binding protein, with translation MEGIELVELSVGYRKPLLEGLSVHFKEGEFWVIAGPNGVGKSTLVKTVLGIVPPIKGRILIHGKECTYGCDEKRYLSYVPQMESYSRHFPATALDVILSGYFPRLGRFEPISKEQVEKAVAWMELLDLKGLEDKPFRQLSGGQQRKVLIARALVSDPHYIFLDEPTTGVDLKSSRKILKLIDRLHKEKGFGICMVTHDLNSVWEFVDKVILIGYGGKFFAGPKEEILNERLLTEIYQVEVKVVLTEAGPVFLVGDKHL, from the coding sequence GAAGCCCCTCCTGGAGGGGCTCTCCGTTCACTTTAAGGAGGGTGAGTTCTGGGTGATTGCTGGCCCCAACGGGGTTGGTAAGAGCACCCTTGTTAAAACCGTTCTCGGCATAGTTCCCCCGATTAAGGGGAGGATTCTCATCCACGGTAAGGAGTGCACCTACGGGTGCGACGAGAAACGCTACCTTAGCTACGTTCCCCAGATGGAGAGCTACTCCCGCCACTTTCCGGCCACGGCCCTCGACGTTATTCTTTCCGGTTACTTCCCGAGGCTGGGGCGGTTTGAGCCGATTTCGAAAGAGCAGGTTGAGAAGGCGGTTGCCTGGATGGAGCTTCTCGACCTTAAAGGCTTAGAGGACAAACCTTTTCGGCAGCTATCCGGCGGTCAGCAGAGGAAGGTGCTGATAGCGAGGGCCCTTGTAAGCGACCCCCACTACATATTCTTAGACGAGCCCACAACCGGTGTGGACCTTAAGAGCTCGAGGAAGATACTGAAGCTCATCGACAGGCTCCACAAGGAGAAGGGGTTCGGAATCTGCATGGTAACCCACGACCTTAACTCCGTGTGGGAGTTTGTGGATAAAGTTATACTCATCGGCTACGGCGGTAAGTTCTTTGCTGGCCCGAAGGAGGAGATACTCAACGAGAGGCTTCTGACCGAGATATACCAGGTAGAGGTGAAGGTGGTTCTGACCGAGGCGGGTCCCGTTTTCCTGGTGGGGGATAAACACCTTTAA